In the genome of Chlamydia buteonis, the window GCGGCATATTCCCGAAGGGGTAGAGTTAGCAAGAAAAGCCGGTCTCCCCGATTCATTTATTCGTGTTATTGAAGAACATCATGGCACGTCAGTTATCCTCTCCACTTACCATCGTCATCTACAAAATAATCCCAATACAGGTGCTTCAGATGAGGAGCTCTTCCGTTATCCAGGAAGAAAACCTTCTTCTAAAGAGTCGACAATTATTATGATTGCAGATTCCTTCGAGGCTGCAGCCCGTTCTTTAGAAGGGACAAGCATGATGGCTTTAAGGGAGCTTGTAGACAAGATTGTATCAGCAAAAATGCATGACGGGCAGTTTGCAGATTCTCCTATAACTTTAGATGAGTTAACAACTATCTGTGAAACTATGGTGAAGACTCTTTATAGTGCTTTGCATTCTCGTGCAAAATATCCTGAAATGGCCTTAAAACCATGCGTGTAGGATAAATTTTAACTAGGATTTATTTTTGAAGCAACATTTCGTTACTCCTACTATATATGTTCCTAAACCTATAAAAGTTTTAGCTAGACCAACAATTAAAAGAATTGGAATAAGAAGAATAAGAAGGGGGGTCATCAGTCCTAAGCCCCCAAGCATAGACAAGATTATAGGTGACCACATAGTGTAGAACGTGTTTTGGCATTCGGGGCACCTGGCATTTGGTGTAAAGTTATATACCTTGTTGATGGTGGCTTGAGCTTTGGTGTATCTATAACAAAATATCCCAGCATAAATTAGACCAATAATCGGGATTAAAATCATAGGAAGATGTTGTAGATGACGCAATACATCATGCAGCACCATAGGGCATCCATGAATAACTTCTGGAAGTATAGTGGTAGGTACTTCACAAATACTACCATTATAGTTTACATGTGTATGTCTAGGAATTTCGACAGTGCTCATGAGCATTACGTAATTGAAAATATAAAGTGTTGTAATTAAGTTTTTTCAATTATTAATGTTTGAATTAGATAGGCTATTGTATTATCATTTATTAATTAGTTCTATTCATTTTTATGCAACAAGGAATCCTAACGTTTGAAACAAACATTTCAAAAACTTTACCACGCCTTATTGAAGATCTCTTGATAAAGAATATGAATTACAATTTTGAATTTAGAAACATCTGAGTTTTAAATGTAAATGGTTTGTTATGGGTTAAGCTATACTATACCGGGCTACTTTGATAAGAGTACAAACTTCTACATTGGATTTCGGGTGCGGAAGGATTTTCGCATGTCAAATTAAGTTTATAACGTTCGGTTGGATTGGGGGCGTTGACAACAAGAAATAATCTTAGAAACTAGAGATATAATTAAGCAGACAAGAGCAAGCAATCCCGCGAGAGGGAAGAAAATACCTAATCCACCAAATACAGCCATGGTAATATCAAAGTTCAAGCGGAAAGGATCAAGGTTTGAGCAAGTTAGGCATGGGCATTGTTCATTAGGTACGTAACTTAATTGTTGATAAGCTTGTTTCATTATAGTTTGTTTTTGATAGAAAAGATAAGCCGCGACGAATAGACCAACCACAGGAAGAAGGGCCAGGGTTTTTTCTAAATTAGCTCCGACGCAGCTTTGGTCAACACGGTTGTTTGGTACGCGCAGAGAGGGTGAGGCTGGCTGATCTAATTGACAGCCATTCTTAAACACATGTTTGTGTGCTGGAATAGACGTATTAACTATATGCATAATAGAAACACCTTAGTTAAGTTTTTATGAGTTTATTAAGGATTTTTTACCTAGGAACGTATTCTTTTTTCTATTTAGAGGAAGGGTGTTTCAATTTAAAAAAGTGTTTGCAAAATTGGACTAATAGAAAAAAAATAAGAGCATCTATTGTCGCATTAAGCTATATAAAAATAAAGCACTTTTTAAACTATTATAACCAGACACATAACGATCTCGAGGATAAGAAAAGGGGGTAGCGCTCCTATACCTCCTAAAATCCCGAAGGCAATCAAAGATTTGTAGTATTTAGGGTGTATACGAGAACAGAGTTTATTCTCTCACTGTTTATTCGGGATATAGTTTAAATTTGAATAAGCGGAGCGCATTACCGTAAATCTACGATAGATTACGAAAATACGAAAGGCATGTCATAGAATAGGAAGGACTGAGAAACGCACACTAATTTCGGGAAAGTACGCTGCTTTGCACACCGTTTTTGGAACAGATACAAAGGTGTTGTTAGTTTGTATATGGATATGGCCCGGTCAGATAATGGATGAAGTAAATCTCATCTTGCCTCATGAATTTAATAACTTATATGCGTATATTGTTTCATTTCTCTAAAAACACGAGCTAATTTTAATAGTAGAAAATAAGCTGTAGAAGCGGTGATAATCGTAGTTTCAGATTAAATTAGGGCTTAGGAGAGTTTCCTGGTATGTGTTTGCAGTATTTATAGGAAGCAAAAATGTTTTCCAGGCTTCTATATCTTTTCTTGCTGTAATCGCTAATCGGCCTTGAAGAGGGTGGTAAGGTGGAGGAAGTACTTTGGTATAGGGTAAATGTAGATGTAGTCGGAGAACAGCTGCTTTAGCAATAACAATAGCGTCATATTTTCCTTTTTCCAGCTGTTCCAGCCTTTCTTCTATAGTTCCACGAATATCAAGAACTCGTCCTTTAGGAAACAGCATTTTTAGTGTTTCTCCCCGACGTAAAGAAGAGCTGCCTAATCTAGGGACTTTAGGAAAGCGTTGCCATAAGTAGCGTTCCGCATAAACTAAGAGATCTGATGGGTCCAAACCTTGTGTTATAGCTACAACAGGGGTAGCAGGAGGGTCAGGAAGATCTTTTGCAGAATGTACAGCAAGATGGCAATTGCCACGAATGACAAGTTTGTCTACCGCATCTGTGAAAAATTGTGAATTCTCTACAAGACGTAAGGGAGTTGTTTTGTCTTTGTCTCCGCGAGTGCTTATCGTTTGTATTTGAATCCAAAGTTTAGGAAACCATGAACGCAGCAGACGCACGCATTCATGTACCTGAGCTTGTGCTAATGTCGACTTTCGAGAAGCTATGCGTAAGGGACGTCTTCCTAAATAAAAATCAGAAAGAAAAGGATCATTGTAACAATCGGATAGCATCTTTTATAGTTTTTACCCCTCGAATATCTAAGCTATTTTTAATTTCTAAAGATAGTCCTGCGATTTGTCCTTCAGGAATTACAGCACCCTCAAAACCCATGAGTTTACTTTCTTTAAGACGCCTCTCTAAATGCGTGACGTGGCGGATTTCGCCACCTAGGCCTATCTCTCCAGTAAATGTGTAATGTTGGGGAGAAAGACGATTATATAAAGAAGAGACTACAGCAAGTCCTGCTCCTAAATCTGCAGCGGGTTCAGTAATTTTTAATCCCCCGGCTATGGAAAGAAAAACATCAGCAGTATGTAATTTTATTTGAGCGCGCTTTTCTAGGACAGCTAAGAGTAATAAAAATCGATTTTGATCGAATCCTGAGGTTTTTCTAATAGGATTTGCAAAAGGAGAAGATGAAGCTAAAGCTTGCATCTCAATTAACAGGGTTGCGGAACCCTCAATAATAGGAATAATCGCAGAACCTGTGGTTTCTGTAATTTTTTCTTGTAGAAATAGCCCAGAGGGATTAGTGACTTCCTTTAAACCCTCAGTATGCATAGATAAAATAAGTAATTCGTTTGTGGGGCCGAAACGATTTTTCACAGAACGTATCATGCGATAATTTGCATGCGAGTTCCCTTCAAAATAAAGAACAGTATCTACAAGATGTTCTAAGACTCTAGGACCTGCAATTTCTCCAGATTTTGTTACATGACCAATAACAAAAGTTGTGATTTGGGATTGCTTAGCAATGTGCATCAGCTCAGAAGTGACTTCACGTACTTGAGCTACAGATCCTGGGGAAGAATGTAAGGCAGGAGTAAATACAATCTGAATAGAGTCAATAATTAAGATGTCAGGCTTGAGTGTTGCTATTTGCTGTTTGATATCATCAAGATTCGTCTCAGGAAAAAGGTAAATATTCGCATGAGAAATTTTTAAGCGACGTGCGCGTAATGATGTTTGCGTTACCGACTCCTCACCACAAACATAAAGTACTTTATGACCGCGATAGGCGAATTTTGCTGCTGTCTGTAAAAGTAACGTAGACTTACCTATTCCAGGGTCTCCACCTAATAGGGTAAGACTTCCTCGAACGGCACCCCCACCTAAAATGCGGTCCCATCCAGAATCTCCTACACACAAACGATCTTCCTCTCGCAGCTCTACGGTATTCAAGGATACTGCGGTTGCTTGCGGTTCGAGCCTTTTCTTGTTTTGATGAGGAGAAACATGTTCTTCAATTAATGTATTCCATTGTAAACATCCTGGGCATTGACCTAACCATTTAGGAGTCTGAGTGCCACATTCATTACAAGTCCATTGTATTTTTATCTTCATAGTCATGGGCGTCTAAAGCTTTTTGAGCAGCTAGTTTCTCTGCTTCTTTTTTTGATAAGGCAAATCCTTCACCCCAAACCTCATTATTAACTATTACGCGAATATGATACCCTGAAGCACCTTGTTGTGATGTCCACGACTCACATTGATATACGGGTAATGTGCGTAATTGTTTTTGTGTGAGCTGTTGTAATCGGTTTTTTGGATTCCCAAGCATGAGAGGAAGAATATCCTTTTTTGAAGGCAATAGAGGCACAGTGATTTGTCTTGCTGGAGCTAAACCGCCATCTAGATACACCGCACCCAAAATAGCCTCGAATAAATTTGCATAGGCTGAAGTTTTGCCTCGTTCATTTTGAATTCTTTCCCCCTTACCTATAAGTAGATATTCTCCTAATCCTAATGCGTCAGTATATTGACAGCAAGAAACAGCATTTATCAAAGCTGCGCGTGCCGTGGACAAAGTTCCCTCATCCATAGAGGGGAATAATAGGAATAAGTGTTCAGTTACGATTAAACATAACACGGCGTCTCCTAAGAATTCCAAACGCTCGCTGTCTTCGGTAATAGTTGCAGTCTCGTTCCTATAAGAAGGGTGAGTGAGAGCTGTAACTAAGAGTTTCGGTTGAGTAAATGTAAAATTTAATTTAGCTTCAACTTCTTTAATATTGATCAGATTATTCATAAAATTATGAAATGTTGCCCTATTAATATATAACGCATTAGTTGTCGGAGTTTTTTTATAGGCGGAAAAGGGCTTAAAGTCTATAGTACTTTTGGTAGAATTCTCTTAAATGGATGAGTATGAGGTTCGTTCTACATTTAGAACACCTGCGCCATTTTCAAAATCAAGGTAGTATATTATTCGAAGATCTGGTCTCTAGTAATGAGTGTTTTGCTTTAGAAATAAAACTAAAACATTTCGTAGAATCAGTGTCTAAAAATACAAAAGATGTGCGCTGGAGAGAAAATATATTCCGTTCCCTTCCCCAAGTGTCCACTTTAGTTAAAAAGCGGAGGTTGGATGTTTTTGCCGCCAATCTTGTTCATCGGCCACGATTATCTTTGGTTGGGGATTTTTGGGTTTTCCCCGGAGATAAAATTGTAGAGAGAGAAGAAGATTGTCAGCTACTTCTATGTTTATCCGGAGAGAAGATAGGGCAGGGAGTCTTTTTTACCGGATGTTATCCTACAGAGCTTTATTTTCCTCAAGCAAACGAAACAGCCTTGCTTCTTTCTTTCTCTTCTGCAGGGATTCCAATTTCTTAAAGAAATTTCCTTCTTTTAAATGCACGAAATTGTTTGCCTAGAGCTATTTTTATGTTATGACGACATAAAATTGCGATTTGTGTTTAGGAACTTTTATGCAGTATCTTCAGCAGAAAATAGAAGCTCTTTGCAGCCCCATAACAACAAAGAATATCCTTACTTGGTTATCTAACGATTGTAATAAAAAAGATAAGGATACCATAGCTGAGCTTCTAAAAAATGATCCACAACGTCTTGAAGAGCTATTCGGAACGACTCTTTCCTTTGGTACAGGTGGGCTGCGGAGCCCTATGGGATTAGGTACCAATAGAATCAATGTTTTTACTGTAAGACGTGCTACTCAGGGATTGGCTCAAGTATTAAAAAAACATAATCCCCATTCTGGAGATCCCATTCGCGTGGTTATAGGCTATGATACGCGCCATAATTCTTTCGATTTTGCTCAAGAGACTGCTAAGGTTTTAGCAGGAAATAAAATTCACGTTCTCATATTTAAGAACCCTGAACCTTTGGCTCTTGTCTCTTTCACTTTAAGAGCAGAACAAGCTTTGGCAGGAGTAATGATTACAGCTTCTCATAATCCTCCAGAGTATAACGGGTATAAAGTGTACATGGCATCGGGAGGACAGGTACTCCCACCTTTGGATCAGGAAATTATGCACGCATCCGCACATATAGAGGAGATTGCAATCGTTGGCTCATTACAAGATCCTTATATTCATTTTATAGGGGAGGAATATGAGCAAATGTATGTCGAAACTGTGCATAAACTGCAGCTCTATCCTGAAGATAATCGTATTTCTGGACAAGCGATCCATGTAAGCTATTCTCCACTACATGGAACAGGAGTCGCCATGATTCCTCGAGTTTTAAGAGATTGGAGTTTCCCTATGGTCAAGCTTGTTGAAAAACAGGCTATTCCTGATGGCGATTTCCCCACAGTACACTTGCCCAACCCTGAAGATCCTGAAGCACTCACTTTGGGTATTGAGCAAATGATAAAAAATCAAGATGATATTTTTATAGCTACAGACCCTGATGCAGACCGGTTAGGAGTTGTGTGTTTGCATGAGAAGCAACCCTATATATTTAACGGAAATCAAATAGCCTGTTTGCTTGCAGATCATATTTTACGTGCTTTGTCTGCTCGCGTTCCTTTAGGAAAGGAGGATAAAGTAGTTAAAAGTTTAGTAACTACAGAGATGCTCGCTGCAATCGTAAAATTTTATGGTGGTGATATCGTGAATGTAGGGACAGGATTTAAATATATCGGTGAGAAAATAGAAGCTTGGCGAGGGAGTGTAG includes:
- a CDS encoding phospho-sugar mutase, with protein sequence MQYLQQKIEALCSPITTKNILTWLSNDCNKKDKDTIAELLKNDPQRLEELFGTTLSFGTGGLRSPMGLGTNRINVFTVRRATQGLAQVLKKHNPHSGDPIRVVIGYDTRHNSFDFAQETAKVLAGNKIHVLIFKNPEPLALVSFTLRAEQALAGVMITASHNPPEYNGYKVYMASGGQVLPPLDQEIMHASAHIEEIAIVGSLQDPYIHFIGEEYEQMYVETVHKLQLYPEDNRISGQAIHVSYSPLHGTGVAMIPRVLRDWSFPMVKLVEKQAIPDGDFPTVHLPNPEDPEALTLGIEQMIKNQDDIFIATDPDADRLGVVCLHEKQPYIFNGNQIACLLADHILRALSARVPLGKEDKVVKSLVTTEMLAAIVKFYGGDIVNVGTGFKYIGEKIEAWRGSVVRYIFGAEESYGYLYGTHVEDKDAMSTSALITEAALHQKLQGKTLRDAILDLYETHGYFMNKTLSLSFEEGKESVMKSHIEKLAMLDPSTMSLRGYSVDTFENYYQGIGINITSGTTYKLTLPKMAMLCYYYQNGGKIIVRPSGTEPKIKLYFELVNHYEVITGSKKEQRQREEESMEQLEKFIAEFKEKFFSIESEE
- the rnc gene encoding ribonuclease III; this encodes MNNLINIKEVEAKLNFTFTQPKLLVTALTHPSYRNETATITEDSERLEFLGDAVLCLIVTEHLFLLFPSMDEGTLSTARAALINAVSCCQYTDALGLGEYLLIGKGERIQNERGKTSAYANLFEAILGAVYLDGGLAPARQITVPLLPSKKDILPLMLGNPKNRLQQLTQKQLRTLPVYQCESWTSQQGASGYHIRVIVNNEVWGEGFALSKKEAEKLAAQKALDAHDYEDKNTMDL
- a CDS encoding DUF5070 domain-containing protein, coding for MRFVLHLEHLRHFQNQGSILFEDLVSSNECFALEIKLKHFVESVSKNTKDVRWRENIFRSLPQVSTLVKKRRLDVFAANLVHRPRLSLVGDFWVFPGDKIVEREEDCQLLLCLSGEKIGQGVFFTGCYPTELYFPQANETALLLSFSSAGIPIS
- the radA gene encoding DNA repair protein RadA, which codes for MTMKIKIQWTCNECGTQTPKWLGQCPGCLQWNTLIEEHVSPHQNKKRLEPQATAVSLNTVELREEDRLCVGDSGWDRILGGGAVRGSLTLLGGDPGIGKSTLLLQTAAKFAYRGHKVLYVCGEESVTQTSLRARRLKISHANIYLFPETNLDDIKQQIATLKPDILIIDSIQIVFTPALHSSPGSVAQVREVTSELMHIAKQSQITTFVIGHVTKSGEIAGPRVLEHLVDTVLYFEGNSHANYRMIRSVKNRFGPTNELLILSMHTEGLKEVTNPSGLFLQEKITETTGSAIIPIIEGSATLLIEMQALASSSPFANPIRKTSGFDQNRFLLLLAVLEKRAQIKLHTADVFLSIAGGLKITEPAADLGAGLAVVSSLYNRLSPQHYTFTGEIGLGGEIRHVTHLERRLKESKLMGFEGAVIPEGQIAGLSLEIKNSLDIRGVKTIKDAIRLLQ
- a CDS encoding hydroxymethylbilane synthase; the encoded protein is MLSDCYNDPFLSDFYLGRRPLRIASRKSTLAQAQVHECVRLLRSWFPKLWIQIQTISTRGDKDKTTPLRLVENSQFFTDAVDKLVIRGNCHLAVHSAKDLPDPPATPVVAITQGLDPSDLLVYAERYLWQRFPKVPRLGSSSLRRGETLKMLFPKGRVLDIRGTIEERLEQLEKGKYDAIVIAKAAVLRLHLHLPYTKVLPPPYHPLQGRLAITARKDIEAWKTFLLPINTANTYQETLLSPNLI